In Planctomycetaceae bacterium, the following are encoded in one genomic region:
- a CDS encoding triphosphoribosyl-dephospho-CoA synthase has product MLCELVKSACRLEVLSPKPGNVCPGSEFDGASVADFLTSADIIAPILSSQEIDSPGRAIYESVRQTREVVGHNTNLGIILLLAPLCRVPMQVCLADGLPDVLNKLTVADARWTYRAIALANPGGLGSADQQDVRSEPDEDLRSCMNLAADRDFIARQYSNGFAEVLRFSRDWNHLPDEADPGISQRVCGLALTLMSEFGDSLIARKCGVELSATVQRMAADILQSGWPVTERGITRYREFDAFLRADGHRRNPGTTADMVAAILFAGFRDHLHARTAAPDADV; this is encoded by the coding sequence ATGCTGTGTGAACTCGTGAAATCTGCCTGCCGGTTGGAAGTCCTTTCGCCCAAGCCCGGCAATGTCTGTCCGGGTTCGGAATTCGACGGTGCCAGCGTTGCCGACTTCCTGACGTCCGCTGACATCATCGCGCCGATTCTTTCTTCACAGGAGATTGATTCGCCAGGGCGCGCCATCTACGAATCCGTGCGGCAGACTCGTGAGGTTGTGGGTCACAACACCAACCTTGGCATCATTCTGCTGCTGGCGCCGCTGTGTCGCGTGCCGATGCAGGTCTGCCTCGCGGACGGGCTGCCGGATGTGCTGAACAAACTGACCGTGGCCGACGCTCGATGGACTTACCGCGCAATCGCGCTGGCGAACCCCGGAGGCCTGGGCAGCGCTGACCAGCAGGACGTTCGCAGCGAACCGGACGAAGACCTGCGCAGCTGCATGAACCTTGCCGCCGATCGAGACTTCATCGCTCGGCAGTACAGCAACGGGTTCGCGGAAGTGCTGAGGTTTTCCCGCGACTGGAACCACCTTCCGGATGAAGCCGATCCTGGTATTTCTCAGCGAGTCTGCGGACTGGCGCTGACGCTGATGTCCGAATTCGGTGACTCACTCATCGCCAGAAAATGTGGTGTCGAACTATCAGCAACCGTTCAGCGGATGGCCGCCGACATTCTGCAGTCGGGCTGGCCGGTCACCGAACGAGGAATCACGCGGTACCGCGAATTCGATGCCTTCCTGCGAGCCGACGGTCATCGACGCAACCCCGGGACAACGGCTGACATGGTCGCCGCCATTCTGTTCGCCGGATTCCGTGACCACCTGCACGCCAGGACCGCTGCGCCGGACGCTGATGTCTGA
- a CDS encoding VOC family protein, whose product MTNSTHWLPDGYSSVTCYLIIRGADRAIDFYRKAFGAHELFRLTGDDGRIGHAELQIGNARVMLADEFPEMDIRGPESLQGSAVGLMLYVEDVDAVFNAAISAGASEFKPLCDQFYGDRAGTIQDPFGHRWTIATHIEDVSNEEVQRRFQDMMSGEAADIVIETD is encoded by the coding sequence ATGACAAACTCCACTCACTGGCTGCCGGACGGTTATTCCTCGGTCACCTGCTATCTCATCATCCGCGGCGCCGACCGGGCGATTGACTTCTACCGGAAGGCATTCGGCGCGCACGAACTGTTCCGGCTGACCGGCGACGACGGACGCATCGGACACGCGGAACTGCAGATCGGAAACGCTCGCGTGATGCTGGCCGACGAGTTTCCGGAAATGGACATCAGAGGCCCCGAATCGCTGCAGGGTTCCGCCGTCGGACTGATGCTGTATGTCGAAGACGTCGACGCCGTGTTTAACGCCGCCATCAGCGCCGGGGCCTCGGAATTCAAACCGCTGTGCGATCAGTTTTACGGCGATCGCGCGGGGACGATTCAGGATCCGTTCGGCCACCGCTGGACGATCGCGACTCACATCGAAGACGTTTCGAACGAAGAAGTGCAAAGGCGCTTTCAGGACATGATGTCTGGCGAAGCTGCCGATATCGTGATCGAGACCGACTGA
- a CDS encoding aldehyde dehydrogenase (NADP(+)), protein MPHPVLINGEWVASAGTQTFQAVNPATEQTLPGKFPVSPWSDLDKAIAAAVEAAKQMRGWPGYRVAKFLDEYASEIETRTSALVEAAHEETGLPKSPRLQNGELPRTTNQLRQAAEAARSNSWRVPTIDTAAGIRSMLGPIGPVVVFGPNNFPFAFNGISGGDFAAAIAAGNPVIAKGHSSHPETTRIFAEAALAASQKHNMPPGLVQLIYRTGHEDGYKLVSDPRIAASGYTGARHTGLKLKAAADQAGKPFYAELSSINPVFILAGALNERADAIADDFSGSCLMGAGQFCTNPGLVILPAGSAGDAFVGLIAARFESAAPGTMLNEGVRQSFAAGIKALQDAGARLVTGGQPGGGTGVSFRNTLLTVRGSQFLEHPAAFQTEAFGNGSLFVLADNPQQMLAIAESLEGNLTGCLYTSNDGSDDEIYSLIEPALRTKVGRILNDKMPTGVAVSPAMNHGGPFPATAHPNFTAVGIPASIARFSALYCYDNVRPDRLPEVLKDRNPGDVWRCIDGEWTTRNVS, encoded by the coding sequence ATGCCACATCCTGTACTGATCAACGGCGAATGGGTTGCGTCCGCGGGGACTCAGACATTTCAGGCGGTCAATCCGGCCACAGAACAGACATTGCCGGGAAAATTTCCTGTCAGCCCGTGGTCCGATCTCGACAAGGCAATTGCCGCGGCGGTGGAAGCGGCCAAACAGATGCGAGGCTGGCCGGGATACCGCGTCGCCAAGTTTCTGGATGAGTACGCATCCGAGATTGAAACGAGAACCTCGGCGCTGGTGGAGGCCGCTCATGAAGAAACCGGGCTGCCGAAGTCGCCTCGACTGCAAAACGGCGAACTTCCCCGCACAACAAATCAGCTTCGCCAGGCGGCTGAAGCCGCGCGATCGAATTCCTGGCGCGTGCCGACAATTGATACCGCCGCCGGCATTCGTTCCATGCTGGGACCCATCGGACCGGTGGTGGTATTCGGGCCCAACAATTTTCCGTTTGCCTTCAACGGCATCAGCGGCGGTGACTTTGCCGCCGCGATTGCCGCGGGAAATCCGGTGATTGCCAAGGGACATTCGTCGCACCCCGAAACAACTCGCATCTTTGCGGAAGCGGCGCTGGCGGCGAGTCAGAAGCACAATATGCCGCCGGGTCTGGTGCAGCTCATCTATCGAACCGGTCACGAAGACGGTTACAAGCTGGTCAGCGATCCTCGAATCGCGGCGAGCGGCTATACGGGAGCCCGCCACACAGGACTCAAACTGAAGGCCGCCGCAGATCAGGCGGGCAAGCCGTTCTACGCGGAACTTTCCAGCATCAATCCGGTCTTCATCCTGGCCGGAGCACTTAATGAACGAGCTGATGCGATCGCCGACGATTTCAGCGGAAGCTGCCTGATGGGTGCCGGGCAGTTCTGCACAAATCCCGGCCTGGTCATCCTTCCTGCGGGAAGCGCCGGCGACGCGTTTGTCGGACTGATCGCCGCACGCTTCGAATCCGCCGCGCCGGGAACCATGCTGAACGAAGGTGTTCGACAAAGCTTCGCGGCCGGCATCAAAGCATTGCAGGACGCGGGAGCCCGACTGGTCACCGGCGGACAACCCGGCGGCGGAACCGGCGTCAGTTTCCGGAATACACTGCTGACGGTTCGCGGATCGCAGTTTCTGGAACATCCGGCCGCGTTCCAGACGGAAGCCTTCGGCAACGGATCGCTGTTTGTGCTGGCCGACAACCCTCAACAAATGCTGGCGATCGCGGAATCTCTGGAAGGCAATCTGACGGGCTGTCTGTACACGTCCAACGACGGAAGCGACGACGAAATCTACAGTCTGATCGAACCGGCCCTGCGGACAAAAGTTGGTCGTATTCTGAACGACAAGATGCCGACCGGAGTTGCCGTGTCGCCCGCGATGAATCACGGAGGTCCGTTCCCTGCGACGGCGCATCCCAACTTTACGGCCGTGGGCATTCCGGCATCGATCGCCCGCTTCTCCGCGCTGTATTGCTATGACAACGTGCGGCCCGATCGACTTCCGGAAGTTCTGAAAGACAGGAACCCCGGCGACGTTTGGAGATGCATCGACGGCGAATGGACAACACGAAACGTGAGCTGA
- a CDS encoding cyanophycinase — protein MMSRLCRAGCFVLLAVLVSTMAAFGDDNQRINPDGVVGRLLICGGGSIPDSAREAFVTAISELLEQDANKPAGTVVIVGTASDDPGAAAEKSATMWAEAGIAVERIQTAQTDIRDLAEQIDAAVAVWIDGGQQRRLAEAYAGTAVEESLHQLLQRNGVIGGTSAGAAIMSGVMIAGGETQPEISRGLNLLPGIIIDQHFRQRNRQGRSRTAVATNPIHFGLGIDEDTAVLIQGRHLQVVGSGTATVMLAETNYRDADEVELKAGSIADITQLRRAARDRAAGQDPGIPQFGPPSVPHGSLVIVGGGPLPASVVDRFIELAGGTEARIAVLPTACLAGRPCARRLPNF, from the coding sequence ATGATGAGTCGCCTCTGCCGCGCCGGATGTTTCGTGTTACTGGCCGTGCTGGTGTCGACGATGGCTGCGTTCGGCGACGACAATCAGCGGATCAATCCGGATGGTGTCGTCGGCAGGCTGTTGATTTGCGGCGGCGGCTCGATTCCGGATTCCGCGCGTGAGGCGTTCGTGACTGCGATCAGCGAGCTGCTCGAACAGGACGCGAACAAGCCGGCGGGAACGGTCGTTATCGTCGGCACCGCATCGGATGATCCCGGCGCTGCCGCTGAAAAGTCAGCGACGATGTGGGCCGAAGCCGGCATCGCGGTGGAACGCATTCAAACGGCTCAGACGGACATCCGCGATCTCGCCGAACAAATCGATGCTGCGGTCGCGGTGTGGATCGATGGCGGCCAGCAGCGAAGACTCGCGGAGGCATACGCGGGGACTGCCGTTGAAGAATCGCTGCATCAACTGCTTCAGCGAAATGGCGTGATCGGAGGAACGTCCGCCGGTGCGGCCATCATGTCCGGTGTGATGATTGCCGGCGGTGAGACCCAGCCGGAGATTTCCCGCGGACTGAACCTGCTGCCGGGAATCATTATCGACCAGCACTTCCGCCAGCGAAACCGGCAAGGTCGCTCGCGGACCGCCGTGGCGACAAATCCGATTCACTTTGGACTGGGCATTGACGAAGATACGGCCGTGCTGATTCAGGGACGACACCTGCAGGTTGTTGGCAGCGGTACAGCCACGGTGATGCTCGCCGAGACGAATTACCGTGACGCTGACGAGGTGGAATTGAAAGCCGGCAGCATCGCTGACATCACGCAGCTTCGTCGAGCTGCTCGGGACCGGGCGGCCGGACAAGACCCCGGAATTCCGCAATTCGGGCCGCCGTCAGTTCCGCACGGTTCACTGGTGATCGTCGGAGGCGGACCGCTTCCGGCGTCGGTCGTCGACAGGTTCATTGAGCTGGCTGGCGGCACGGAAGCTCGGATCGCGGTGCTGCCCACCGCGTGCCTCGCCGGCAGGCCCTGCGCACGACGGCTCCCGAATTTCTGA
- a CDS encoding cyanophycinase, translating to MTVLPHSRPDEVASEEFQTVLQQATGIWFDGGRQWRFVDAYEGTVAVELFRDVLRRGGVIGGSSAGATIQGEYLVRGHPLGNTVMMAEGYERGFGFLPGVAIDQHFSQRGRRPDLLPVIARHRQLLGIGIDEGTALVVNRTAEIIGEHSAFFLRHQNSRKNCRIRRTMTHGLLCGSAVW from the coding sequence GTGACCGTGCTGCCGCACAGCCGTCCGGATGAAGTGGCGTCGGAAGAGTTTCAGACGGTGCTGCAGCAGGCGACGGGAATCTGGTTTGACGGCGGTCGTCAGTGGCGGTTCGTGGATGCCTACGAAGGCACGGTCGCCGTCGAACTGTTTCGCGACGTGCTGCGCCGCGGAGGCGTGATCGGCGGCAGTTCCGCCGGAGCCACGATTCAGGGCGAATACCTGGTCCGCGGCCACCCGCTGGGCAACACAGTGATGATGGCCGAAGGCTATGAGCGAGGTTTCGGATTCCTTCCGGGAGTCGCCATCGATCAGCACTTTTCCCAGCGAGGACGCCGACCTGATCTGCTGCCGGTAATCGCCAGGCATCGTCAGCTTCTGGGCATTGGAATCGACGAAGGCACGGCTCTGGTGGTGAATCGCACGGCGGAAATCATCGGCGAACATTCCGCGTTCTTCCTGCGGCACCAGAATTCCCGGAAGAACTGCCGGATCCGACGGACGATGACGCACGGCTTGCTATGTGGAAGTGCCGTCTGGTGA
- a CDS encoding DUF1552 domain-containing protein encodes MTTRRQFLRQLGLASAVLPFISNLSSFASPAAGAVRKQRLVVMFSPNGTVPWDFWPDEEGESFTLKRILEPLAAHRDRMLVLHGLCDKVRGDGDNHMRGMGCLLTGTELFPGNIQGGSDTPAGWASGISIDQEIRNFLQSRDETRTRFGSLEFGVMVPDRADTWTRMSYAGANKPLAPIDDPYQMFKKMYGQVKDREQLTSVLDDVQDDLRKLSAIVSQDDRRLLEEHASFVRAMEKQLQQDQQNDAGHAVPELEQGVREENDNIPKITRMQMDLLVNSFVNDFSRVATFQITNSVGQPKMTWLGIEEGHHELSHEPDENKEAHEKLTKINTWYAEQLAYLVQRLAETPEPGGSGSLLDNTLVLWGNELGQGNSHTLNNIPFVMVGNGLDFKMGRSLKYPAVPHNRMLMALAHGFGHHIETFGSPNFCNDGVLTGLA; translated from the coding sequence ATGACAACTCGCCGACAATTCCTGCGACAGCTCGGACTGGCCTCCGCCGTTCTGCCGTTCATCAGCAATCTCAGCAGCTTTGCGTCGCCGGCCGCAGGCGCCGTTCGCAAGCAGCGGCTGGTGGTGATGTTCAGCCCGAATGGGACCGTGCCGTGGGATTTCTGGCCGGACGAAGAAGGCGAATCGTTTACTCTGAAACGAATTCTGGAACCGCTGGCGGCGCACCGGGATCGCATGCTGGTGCTGCACGGCCTGTGCGACAAGGTCCGTGGCGACGGCGACAACCACATGCGCGGCATGGGGTGCCTGCTGACGGGAACGGAACTGTTTCCCGGCAACATTCAGGGCGGTTCCGATACTCCTGCCGGCTGGGCCAGCGGAATTTCCATCGACCAGGAAATCAGAAACTTCCTGCAGTCCAGGGACGAAACTCGCACGCGCTTCGGATCGCTGGAATTCGGCGTGATGGTTCCCGATCGCGCCGACACGTGGACTCGCATGAGCTACGCGGGAGCCAACAAACCGCTGGCACCGATCGATGATCCCTATCAGATGTTCAAGAAAATGTACGGGCAGGTGAAAGACCGGGAGCAACTGACCAGCGTGCTGGACGATGTGCAGGACGACCTGCGTAAACTAAGTGCCATCGTCAGCCAGGATGACCGCCGTCTGCTGGAAGAACACGCTTCGTTTGTGCGAGCGATGGAGAAACAGCTTCAGCAGGACCAACAAAACGACGCCGGCCACGCGGTTCCGGAACTGGAACAGGGCGTGCGGGAAGAAAACGACAACATTCCGAAGATCACGCGAATGCAGATGGATCTGCTTGTCAACAGCTTCGTCAACGACTTCTCACGAGTCGCCACGTTTCAGATCACGAATTCTGTCGGTCAGCCGAAGATGACGTGGCTGGGAATTGAAGAGGGTCATCATGAGCTGTCTCACGAGCCGGACGAGAACAAGGAGGCTCACGAAAAGCTGACGAAGATCAACACGTGGTACGCCGAGCAACTGGCTTATCTGGTGCAGCGGCTGGCGGAGACTCCGGAACCCGGCGGTTCCGGTTCCCTGCTGGACAACACGCTGGTGCTGTGGGGCAATGAACTGGGACAGGGCAACAGCCACACACTGAACAACATTCCGTTTGTGATGGTGGGCAACGGTCTGGACTTCAAAATGGGCCGGTCGCTGAAGTATCCGGCGGTGCCGCACAACCGAATGCTGATGGCTCTGGCCCACGGCTTTGGCCACCACATCGAAACGTTCGGCAGCCCAAACTTCTGCAACGACGGCGTGCTGACGGGACTGGCCTAA
- a CDS encoding DUF1592 domain-containing protein, giving the protein MPLRLILILVAAGCTRLSADEPAAADNDLQRGAEIFAERCVSCHGERGEGVVDLCPKPIFGDKSNFELAQVISETMPEGEPEMCTGEDAEVVARWMQQAFYSPEAQARIHPPQIALSRLTVSQYRNTVADVAASFSWTAQPGDKHGLAAQYYKSRHFRNDEQAFDRIDPVVDFNFGEGTPDAEQIPGNEEFSVRWQGSLIVDETGWYDFVLKTENGGRLFVNDTDTPLIDAWVKSGDIREYRERLFLLSGRLYPIRLHWFTFKEPTASVGLWWRPPGGVDQPIPERCLTPEGSPTILVIDTPFPPDDRSSGYERGTYVSREWDEAVTYAAIEAAEDVQRMLGLLVNTKEDEGRPERLRQFAETFVTRAFRRPLTDELRQSYVTAQFEKSETPDEAVRRVVLLALKSPRFLYREVTGADDQFARASRLSFALMNSVPDAQLLQAAENGELSDEQAVRNQAWRLVSSYRSRTRLQEFLRSWMNLERLSDVSKDTEAYPDFTADVAFDLRTSLELLLREAVESDSDGFRKLLTTENVWLNHRLAEFYGVELPGDSDFHSVPFEPEYRSGVISHPFILSGFAYHSTSSPIHRGVFVSRGILGRALKAPPVAVAPLPPELNPELTTRERVTLQTSPAACANCHDMINPLGYALEEFDAVGRFRTTEKDRPIDDSGHYRDRTGEDQQFHGAKELAAFLVDSPETHRSFVRQLFHHMVQQPILAFGPDTVQELADFFKSTDFNMKQIMVEIAVRSAMHQNSADVASGNQETPTAGTH; this is encoded by the coding sequence ATGCCACTGCGCCTGATTCTCATTCTGGTTGCCGCCGGGTGTACTCGGTTGTCGGCGGACGAACCGGCTGCCGCGGATAACGACCTGCAGCGAGGCGCGGAGATCTTTGCGGAGCGGTGCGTATCCTGTCATGGCGAACGCGGTGAGGGTGTCGTCGATCTTTGCCCAAAACCAATCTTTGGCGACAAGTCGAATTTCGAACTGGCGCAGGTCATTTCCGAAACCATGCCCGAAGGCGAACCGGAAATGTGTACCGGTGAAGATGCCGAAGTCGTCGCCAGGTGGATGCAGCAGGCGTTCTATTCGCCCGAAGCCCAGGCTCGCATCCATCCTCCGCAGATTGCTCTCAGCCGGCTGACGGTCTCGCAGTATCGCAACACGGTCGCTGATGTCGCGGCCAGCTTTTCGTGGACCGCCCAGCCCGGCGACAAACACGGGCTGGCTGCGCAGTACTACAAGTCGCGTCACTTCAGGAACGACGAACAGGCGTTCGACCGAATTGATCCGGTCGTGGATTTCAACTTCGGCGAAGGAACTCCCGATGCCGAACAGATTCCCGGCAACGAAGAGTTTTCAGTTCGATGGCAGGGTTCGCTGATCGTTGATGAAACCGGCTGGTACGACTTCGTTCTGAAAACGGAAAACGGCGGCCGGCTGTTCGTCAACGACACCGATACGCCGCTGATTGACGCCTGGGTGAAATCGGGTGACATCCGTGAATATCGCGAACGTCTGTTTTTGCTGTCCGGTCGTTTGTATCCCATCCGGCTGCACTGGTTCACATTCAAGGAGCCGACTGCTTCGGTTGGACTCTGGTGGCGTCCGCCCGGCGGAGTCGATCAGCCGATTCCCGAACGCTGCCTGACGCCCGAAGGCAGCCCGACAATTCTGGTCATCGACACACCGTTCCCTCCCGATGATCGCAGCAGCGGCTACGAACGCGGCACCTACGTGTCCAGGGAATGGGATGAAGCCGTCACCTACGCGGCGATTGAGGCGGCGGAAGACGTGCAGCGGATGCTGGGACTGCTCGTCAACACAAAGGAGGACGAAGGACGGCCGGAACGCCTGCGTCAGTTTGCCGAAACGTTTGTCACGCGAGCCTTCCGGCGACCGCTGACCGACGAACTGCGGCAGTCTTACGTGACGGCTCAGTTTGAAAAAAGCGAAACGCCGGACGAAGCCGTTCGCCGCGTTGTGCTGCTGGCGCTGAAGTCGCCCCGCTTTCTGTATCGTGAAGTCACTGGCGCCGACGATCAGTTTGCCAGAGCATCGCGTTTGTCGTTCGCCCTGATGAATTCTGTTCCCGACGCTCAGTTGCTGCAGGCCGCGGAAAACGGCGAACTGTCAGACGAACAGGCCGTTCGCAACCAGGCATGGCGGCTGGTCAGCAGCTACCGCAGCCGAACTCGGCTGCAGGAATTCCTGCGCTCGTGGATGAATCTGGAACGTCTGAGCGACGTCAGCAAGGACACAGAAGCGTATCCGGATTTCACCGCCGACGTTGCCTTTGATCTGCGAACATCGCTGGAACTGCTGTTGCGGGAAGCCGTCGAATCGGACTCCGACGGATTTCGAAAACTGCTGACAACGGAAAACGTCTGGCTGAATCACCGGTTGGCGGAGTTCTACGGCGTGGAATTGCCAGGTGACTCCGACTTTCATTCCGTGCCGTTCGAACCGGAGTACCGATCCGGTGTCATTTCGCATCCGTTCATCCTGAGCGGCTTTGCATATCACTCAACCAGTTCACCCATCCATCGGGGCGTTTTCGTTTCGCGGGGCATTCTTGGTCGAGCCCTCAAGGCGCCGCCGGTCGCCGTGGCTCCGCTGCCTCCGGAACTGAATCCCGAACTGACAACTCGCGAACGAGTCACTCTGCAAACCAGCCCGGCGGCGTGTGCCAACTGCCACGACATGATCAATCCGCTGGGTTACGCTCTGGAAGAATTTGACGCCGTCGGCCGTTTTCGAACGACCGAAAAAGATCGGCCCATCGACGATTCCGGACACTACCGCGATCGAACGGGAGAAGACCAGCAATTCCACGGAGCGAAGGAACTGGCCGCCTTCCTGGTCGACAGCCCGGAAACTCATCGGTCCTTTGTTCGACAGCTCTTCCATCACATGGTTCAGCAGCCGATACTGGCCTTTGGACCGGACACAGTTCAGGAATTGGCCGACTTCTTTAAGAGCACGGATTTTAATATGAAGCAGATCATGGTGGAGATCGCGGTACGGTCCGCGATGCATCAGAATTCTGCCGATGTGGCTTCCGGCAACCAGGAAACGCCGACCGCCGGGACGCACTAA
- the hemQ gene encoding hydrogen peroxide-dependent heme synthase translates to MNRPHGNSSLPEPTVRMAEGWHCLHIYYAIDQAALQRVEPADRAHGRADVIRILDPSGEHAPERLQVSVVSGHRADLGIMMMDPDPLKIDSVRQRLRSTALGAALKPVYSFVSITEISEYVPSVEQYAERLQREGTGPDDPAFQAKVSAYEQRLPMMNRQRLYPEIPPFPVITFYPMNKARHPLANWYMAPFSERSNMMAEHATSGIRFAGRVSQLITASTGFDDWEWGVTLWSRSPEHIKEIVYSMRFDKASAKYAEFGSFYLSYAMAAEDALAHLLV, encoded by the coding sequence GTGAATCGACCTCACGGAAACAGCAGTCTTCCCGAACCGACAGTCCGAATGGCCGAAGGCTGGCATTGCCTGCACATTTACTACGCGATCGATCAGGCGGCGCTGCAGCGAGTTGAACCGGCCGATCGTGCTCACGGGCGAGCCGACGTGATCCGAATTCTGGACCCGTCGGGCGAACATGCACCCGAGCGGCTGCAGGTCTCCGTCGTGTCCGGTCATCGCGCCGATCTGGGAATCATGATGATGGACCCGGATCCGCTGAAGATCGATTCGGTGCGGCAGAGGCTTCGATCCACGGCACTCGGAGCAGCCCTGAAGCCCGTGTACTCGTTCGTTTCAATCACCGAGATTTCCGAATACGTGCCGTCCGTCGAACAATACGCGGAACGTCTGCAGCGGGAAGGCACGGGACCGGACGATCCCGCGTTTCAGGCGAAAGTCAGCGCCTACGAACAGCGACTGCCGATGATGAATCGCCAGCGGTTGTATCCGGAAATTCCGCCGTTTCCCGTGATCACCTTCTATCCGATGAACAAGGCACGGCATCCGCTGGCCAACTGGTACATGGCTCCCTTCAGCGAACGCAGCAATATGATGGCGGAACACGCCACATCCGGCATCCGATTCGCCGGCCGCGTGTCGCAGCTCATCACGGCGTCCACCGGATTCGACGACTGGGAATGGGGCGTGACTCTGTGGAGCCGATCGCCGGAGCACATCAAGGAAATCGTGTACAGCATGAGGTTCGACAAAGCGTCAGCGAAGTACGCGGAATTCGGTTCGTTCTACCTCAGCTACGCAATGGCCGCCGAAGATGCGCTGGCGCACCTGCTGGTTTAG
- a CDS encoding UbiA family prenyltransferase — protein MTSSDTSSSSSTSLMTWLRLMRLPTVFTALADILCGFLVSSAVGGGMSVGEVLAKPELWCLLAASAGLYLGGMVLNDVFDARLDAVERPERPIPSGRISVRTAAVFGASLLVTGVVFAWLSGHLAETGTGGLNVAVLLAIAVVAYDGLLKPTVLGPLGMGTCRFLNVLLGASASGVWPDHLKGPQFDVALALGVYITGVTFFARNEAGGASRVSMSLAMGLMLAGIAVDVRLVRTGDFPESVVTGTLIALGLVAANVVIRCSRAIRSLRPKLVQKTVGLLLLSIIFLDAAMVFCVTGDASLASLVVFLVVPATLMKRAIPLS, from the coding sequence ATGACAAGCTCTGACACTTCATCGTCGTCTTCCACATCGCTGATGACCTGGCTGCGGCTGATGCGTCTGCCGACCGTGTTCACGGCGCTGGCCGACATCCTGTGCGGCTTCCTTGTCAGCAGCGCCGTCGGTGGCGGCATGAGCGTCGGTGAAGTACTTGCAAAGCCGGAACTCTGGTGCCTGCTGGCAGCCAGCGCCGGTTTGTATCTGGGCGGCATGGTGCTGAACGACGTGTTCGACGCCCGGCTTGATGCCGTCGAACGGCCCGAACGCCCCATTCCTTCCGGACGCATTTCCGTCAGGACCGCCGCCGTGTTTGGAGCCTCGCTGCTGGTCACCGGTGTTGTGTTCGCATGGCTGTCCGGTCATCTGGCCGAAACGGGAACAGGCGGTCTGAATGTTGCCGTGTTGCTGGCCATCGCGGTCGTCGCGTACGACGGACTGCTGAAACCGACGGTGCTGGGACCGCTCGGGATGGGCACGTGCCGATTTCTGAATGTCCTGCTGGGAGCCTCCGCAAGCGGCGTCTGGCCCGATCATCTGAAGGGACCACAGTTCGATGTCGCTCTGGCGCTGGGCGTCTACATCACGGGAGTCACATTTTTCGCGCGGAACGAAGCCGGTGGCGCGTCGCGCGTTTCGATGAGCCTTGCCATGGGGCTGATGCTGGCGGGAATTGCCGTTGACGTTCGGCTTGTCCGGACCGGCGACTTCCCGGAGTCTGTCGTCACCGGAACACTGATCGCTCTGGGTTTGGTCGCCGCCAACGTGGTGATTCGCTGCAGTCGCGCGATTCGCAGTCTTCGGCCGAAGCTGGTGCAGAAAACGGTCGGGCTGCTGCTGCTTTCGATCATCTTTCTGGACGCGGCGATGGTATTCTGTGTCACGGGCGATGCGTCGCTGGCGTCGCTGGTCGTGTTCCTGGTGGTTCCGGCGACACTCATGAAACGCGCAATCCCGCTGTCATAG